One genomic window of Benincasa hispida cultivar B227 unplaced genomic scaffold, ASM972705v1 Contig387, whole genome shotgun sequence includes the following:
- the LOC120069416 gene encoding RNA-binding protein 42-like, translating into MAAPCFWAPSAISSSQFAYSVGPCFPVPFHLQQSAPLYAAAPTTAPVVAPAAATYPLPQYQQAQQLFQKDAQIITPEALESVKVALARDEMEHKAETKRKAIPRKAAGQKWEDPTLADWPENDYRLFCGDLGNEVNDDVLSRAFSQFPSFNMARVVRDKRTGKTKGYGFVSFTNPLDLTAALKERNGKYVGNRPIKLRKSKWKDRIDYEALAKLKNKTQKNWKVQKKSVLH; encoded by the exons ATGGCGGCCCCGTGTTTCTGGGCTCCCTCAGCCATTTCTTCTTCCCAATTTGCTTACTCCGTTGGGCCCTGCTTTCCGGTTCCCTTTCATCTTCAACAATCGGCTCCTCTTTACGCCGCTGCTCCAACCACGGCCCCTGTGGTTGCTCCCGCTGCTGCTACCTACCCTCTCCCTCAGTACCAACAG GCGCAGCAGTTGTTTCAAAAAGATGCTCAAATAATAACACCTGAAGCACTTGAGAGTGTAAAAGTTGCCCTTGCAAGAGATGAAATGGAGCACAAAGCAGAAACTAAAAGGAAAGCTATCCCTCGTAAAGCTGCTGGACAGAAATGGGAGGATCCTACACTTGCTGACTGGCCTGAAA ATGATTATCGGCTGTTTTGTGGCGATCTTGGTAACGAGGTGAATGATGATGTTCTTTCTCGAGCGTTTTCACAATTTCCATCCTTTAACATGGCCAGG GTTGTGAGAGATAAGCGAACAGGCAAAACAAAGGGATACGGTTTTGTTAGCTTCACCAATCCTTTGGATCTCACTGCAGCACTCAAAGAAAGGAATG GTAAATACGTTGGGAATAGGCCAATTAAACTTAGGAAAAGCAAATGGAAGGACAGAATTGATTACGAGGCTCTTGCAAAACTAAAG aataaaactcaaaagaattggAAGGTACAGAAGAAAAGTGTGTTGCATTAG